The window GGCTTGACCGCCACCCGGGCGATGATCGGATCGCTGTTGGAGATCCCGGCCAGGATGCCGCCGGCCCGGTTGGAGGCAAATCCCTGCGGAGTGATCGGGTCGTTGTTCGTGGAGCCGGTGAGCCGGGCCGCCTCGAAACCGGCGCCGATCTCCACCCCCTTGACCGCGCCGATGGACATCAGCCCGTGGGCCAGGGTGGCGTCCAGCTTGTCGAATACCGGGTCACCCAGCCCGGCCGGGCAGCCGGAAGCCTGGATTTCGACGATTCCGCCCAGGGAGTCGTTGTCGGCGCGCACAGCATTGATATGCTCCTCCATCCGCGCCGCTGCCTCGTTGTCCGGGCAGAAGAGCCGGTTGTCATTGATCCGGTCGAGGTCGCGCCGGCTGGTTTCGATCTTGCCCAGGGCCACGGTATAGGCCAGCACCGAGATCCCGGCCGTGGCCAGGAGGGTCCGGGCCACGCTGCCGGCCGCCACCCGGGCCGCGGTTTCCCGGGCCGAGGCCCGGCCGCCGCCGCGGTGGTCGCGGATTCCGTATTTTTTGAGATAGGTGATGTCCCCGTGGCCGGGCCGGAATATTTTTTCTAAGTGATCGTATGACTTGCTGTGGGCGTCCTTGTTATGGATGAGCAGCGCAATCGGGGTGCCGGTGGTCATCCCCTCGAACACCCCGGAGAGGATCTCCACCCGGTCCGGTTCCTGGCGCGGGCTCTCGCCGCCGCCCTTGCCGGGCCGCCGCCGGTCCATGTCTTTCCGGATACCGGCCGGGTCCAGGGGCAGACCCGGCGGGCAGCCGTCGATTACCGCGCCCACCGCAGTGCCGTGGGACTCGCCCCAGGTGGTGACCCGGAAAACCTTGCCATAGGTGTTGCCTGCCATGTTCCGTTCCTTCCGAGGCCGGTAGCCGGTTAAAATAACTTTCTTTTTCCCATCCAATATCTGGCCGCATTAAAGTGCTTTTGGTCCGAGCTGTCAAGCGTCTGTTCCGCTCTCCGCACAAGGGGGAGCGGGGAAGGAATTGATTATCCCCTTTTTGCCTGGTATAGTGGCGCTGGTTTGAACGGAAACCTTTGTCAGGGAGGAGTGATGCCTTTTCTAGGCGCGCACATGTCAGTGGCCGGCGGCCTCCATCTCGCCCTGGAGCGGATGCACCGGGCCGGGGCTGAATCCCTGCAGCTCTTCACCAGGAACCAGCGACAGTGGCGGGCTTCATCGCTTGCTCCCAAAGAGATCGCCCTTTTTAAAACAGCCTGGGAAGAGGCGGGCCGGCCGTTGGTCGCGGCCCATGATTCCTATCTGATCAATCTTGCCTCGCCTAAGACGGAGATTGCGTCCAAGTCAATTACCGCCCTGGCCGATGAGCTTGACCGCTGCGCGGCCCTGGCCATCCCCTGGCTGGTGATGCATCCCGGCGCCCATCTCGGCGACGGCCCGGAGCAGGGGCTCCGCCGTTTTACCGGCAATCTCGATCTGGCCCTGGAGCAGGCCGCCGGGGCCGAAGAGGTGATGGTGCTGCTTGAGACCACTGCCGGTCAGGGTACCAGTCTCGGCGCCTCGTTCGAGGAACTGGCCGCGATCATCGAACAGTCCCGTCATGGCGCGCGACTGGGGGTCTGCTTTGATACCTGTCATGCCTTTGCCGCGGGCTACGATCTCCGCACCCCGGAGAGCTACGCGGCAACCTTTGCCGAATTTGACCGGGTGGTGGGGCTTGACCGGCTCAAGTTTTTTCACTTGAACGATTCGATCAGGCAACTGGGCAGCCGGGTTGATCGTCATACCCATATCGGCCGGGGCGCCATCGGTCGTACCGGCTTTGCCCTGCTGGTCAACGACCCCCGCTTCGCCCGCCATCCCATGACCCTGGAGACCCCCAAGGGCAAGGACCTGAAGGAAGATATCGAGAATCTGGCCCTGCTGCGTTCCTTGCAGCAATAACTGCTCGCCGCGATCAACCGGATTCGATTTTTAATCTTGTGTCGGTCATGTTGCCGGCATTGTACCCGGTTCCAGACAGAGACCAACCTGAAAATATGCTATCTATAAGTAACAGTTTAATTTAAAATCAACGAATAAGGATTACGGATCAGGTTGAAAACCTTGGATGGGTTGGAGGAGGTAAGTAGATGCCGTTGATTGAATGGAATGACTCCTTAAGCGTGGGAAATGATGAGATCGATACGCAACATAAAAAATGGATCAGGATGACCAATGAACTGCATGAGGCCCTGCTGAATTCAGATGCCGGTGAACTCCGTGAAGTGGCGCTCCGCGCGTTGAAAGAGATGAGAGAGTATGTGCGTTATCATTTTGACCACGAAGAAGAGTACATGCGGCAGATTGACTATCCCGGCCTGGGGGAGCACAAGAAGATCCATGCGGTGTTCTATGTCCGGATCATCGATTATTATAATCAGGTCCAGGAGGGGAAGATGGTCTTGAATACCCAGATCATGAAAACATTGAGAAACTGGCTTGAACACCATATTATGAATGAGGACAAGAAATATGGGGATTTCGCTGCCCGGCGGAAATAACCGGCTTTAATCCCGGGATGGATGCCGGGCGGATGGAAAAGGAGTAAGGGATCCGGAAAATACCGGGTCCCTGAAGGAGGCCACGGATCATGGAACGTTTGCAACTCACCGAGGATCTTCTCACCGGTATTGAAGAGATCGACAACCAGCACCGGGAGCTTTTTGCCCGGGGAAACGCGGTGCTCTTCCCGGAAGGCGGAAAGGAGAACGTCCGGGATATCGTCAATGCGCTGGCCTTTCTCATGCTGTACGTGGATGAGCATTTTGCCGCTGAGGAGCGGATGATGAAGCTTTATAAATATGATCGCCTGGAGGGCCACCGGAAACAGCATCAAAGACTGCGGAAAGACGTTGAAGCCCTGTACCGCCGGACAAAAGAAGAGGGAACGATCAAGGGGTTGGCCTCTGAACTC is drawn from Desulfobacterales bacterium and contains these coding sequences:
- the aroC gene encoding chorismate synthase codes for the protein MAGNTYGKVFRVTTWGESHGTAVGAVIDGCPPGLPLDPAGIRKDMDRRRPGKGGGESPRQEPDRVEILSGVFEGMTTGTPIALLIHNKDAHSKSYDHLEKIFRPGHGDITYLKKYGIRDHRGGGRASARETAARVAAGSVARTLLATAGISVLAYTVALGKIETSRRDLDRINDNRLFCPDNEAAARMEEHINAVRADNDSLGGIVEIQASGCPAGLGDPVFDKLDATLAHGLMSIGAVKGVEIGAGFEAARLTGSTNNDPITPQGFASNRAGGILAGISNSDPIIARVAVKPIPSIGREQQTVDLDNNPVTIRVGGRHDISAIPRIVPVCEAMVCLTLADHLLRQRAIS
- a CDS encoding deoxyribonuclease IV, whose translation is MPFLGAHMSVAGGLHLALERMHRAGAESLQLFTRNQRQWRASSLAPKEIALFKTAWEEAGRPLVAAHDSYLINLASPKTEIASKSITALADELDRCAALAIPWLVMHPGAHLGDGPEQGLRRFTGNLDLALEQAAGAEEVMVLLETTAGQGTSLGASFEELAAIIEQSRHGARLGVCFDTCHAFAAGYDLRTPESYAATFAEFDRVVGLDRLKFFHLNDSIRQLGSRVDRHTHIGRGAIGRTGFALLVNDPRFARHPMTLETPKGKDLKEDIENLALLRSLQQ
- a CDS encoding bacteriohemerythrin; the encoded protein is MPLIEWNDSLSVGNDEIDTQHKKWIRMTNELHEALLNSDAGELREVALRALKEMREYVRYHFDHEEEYMRQIDYPGLGEHKKIHAVFYVRIIDYYNQVQEGKMVLNTQIMKTLRNWLEHHIMNEDKKYGDFAARRK
- a CDS encoding hemerythrin family protein; this encodes MERLQLTEDLLTGIEEIDNQHRELFARGNAVLFPEGGKENVRDIVNALAFLMLYVDEHFAAEERMMKLYKYDRLEGHRKQHQRLRKDVEALYRRTKEEGTIKGLASELYYLFGDWYVYHIKEWDRAYAAFLQKRIKLASVLIPGLEDIDDSQVEVLKFDGEISPAELKARRNRR